TACTTCGCAAATGTGTACGTACATAAGTTATCGAAAGTATTAATACGGTGAAATATTTGTTCTTTTCGATTTATCATTTCTTCGAAACAAACCCCGAAACATTTGTAAATTATCCAACATCCGGTTTCTACATCTAGTTttaaacgatatttttttccccctgtTCTTCAGTTTACTTTGAATGAAACTTGAGCATTATTTGAGATCTACTAGGTACAACTGCAAAGTTTCCAGTTGTACAATTGAGCCGTATACCTAtctttattatatttaaacgGCAAGtcttttttatcgttatttccATTCCCGTAGCTGGTAAAACAGCGGGAGAGGAAATTAAAATGCTGCCCTGCTGATCATCCCCGGTTCAATTCATCCCTGCCGTTTCGTCCAATCAACCCCCACCTCTCTCTATGTCGTCGGTAGAGAAATTAAACGAGTAGGTAGGgcacaggaaaaaaaaagaaaaaacttccCACTTGCGCCGAAAGAACaatcacatttttatttactacCGACGCTGCCTCGCGAGAGCAAAATTGTTTTAAGAGAGCTcagtttttatttctctcacATTCAGTTTTACATTATTGTCTATAACGTTTATGGTTTTGATTTCGATACGCAACGTAATATACGCGAAGTAATAACCTTTGCTTCTTCAATATCCCAGAACTTTTCGTTCCGTAATTTTGTATGTGATATTTGTGCATGACCTACTTTACTTGTAATTGTGTATACATCGCGCTCGCGTTTCAATTTCGAACTCATTCGAAGCGAACggtatttgaaaaagaaaccgTTGGCAGGAAGTTGAATAGGGTTATATCGAGAGATTGATATCTTTTTCCCTGCATCATAAACCGGAAATCTGAATTTACGACTTTCGCGTGTCGATTTAATGTATATAAGATGCGGAGGATGTTTTTCATTCGTGATAAGAGAAAATTACCAACACGCAAAGAAATAGCTGTATACATCGTACACTTTGTTGTCGGGGAAAAAACTAGATCGATATAACCGATATAACGACTTGATAACGcaactttattttatatacgtGTGGTGTGTTACATGGACAGGGTGCACACCTATATGTATGGATAATTATACACGCGCTCACGTACTTATCCCACACGAATATACGTCGAGTCAGATCGTTAATTCAAACTTGCAAGCAAAAGAGGCCGAGGGTTGGCGAGTCAAGGAGGGGTGGGTATGTGGGGTGGAAATTCGCCGAAGGTCGATTTAAACCACATGAATATGCGCATACGTACACGCGATTTACCaaatttgcattttcaatCGTATGCATAATAATCACGCGTGCATACGTGCCATCCGTATAATAATGCGTCACTTGCGCCACGCAAGGCATATCTGCCTGCAGTTTCCCGTCGAGGAAACGAATTCGTCGCGGTCAAAGAATTCTACAGTAAGAATaaccaaaaataatcaattttcgattattcgattaaatcgattattttttcccgattaatcgagtacaatcgattatttttcaaactcgatcaGTAGACCGACTCGacagattatttttcctcacaatcgGTTTTTGCTTCTCATTCCCATGAACGACGCAATAAAACttcaatttatgtgattaaagtatcaattattaacaTCGTCTTACTTACTAAGTACCTATATTTGATATGacaagtgaaagataaatgaatattttcactttaatttcaaaattaaatatttccaatGAAACTATATATcatcacaaaaattttccgctattaagactacatacttaaatttacgaaattttggtttcaaattcaccgtctcaaaaaaataagaaataatcgattaattgattaatttctaccgattcaatcgagtcgagtccgattattttcttcgactcgattaatcgatgcatcgattatttttagcttggTAGCCATATCTGGTCGACATCGATTATCTAGTCGATATTTGAAATCCATAGACTAATGATTGGACCGAGTCACATGACGTTACCACAAATTCACACTTTCCATTGACTCAATTCTcagatattttataattatatatttgttcAGATTCAAACGTTAACCGCGTCGGATTCGTTGATTTGAAACAACGTTGCTGTGTCACCCCAACTACTTTTATAGTAATAGAAATTTATGACGTAGATGATTATTTGGTAAAATAGTGTTCGAATTTTCTACTTGCCGCGCTTTCCTTTGAATTCCTCAAAATAGTTGGCAAATTCAATGACACACACACGCTGATCAGATGATTAAAACAAATCGCACTAGTTATAAGCGATGCTGTTCGGCTGTTTTCTCGTTTATTTCGAGGTATTAATCgaatttatttagaaacaaTCAGCTCTTCATTCACCAGACTAAAAGTTCTGCCCAATAGAATATATAGTTATTTGAGCATCCGTCCATAAATTCAAGCGTGTTTTTAAATCCAAACGAGTTTATTTAATTGGGATCGTGAAAAATGTTGTCAATTTAGATAACGGAAATTATTCGAAAGCCAATATGTTTCTCTAGCTCAGTACGGGATATtcaattgaatgaaatataaattcatgattcaaatgaattaattatattcaattgGATGTCATTCAAGTCAAGTACGAATCGATCCAAACTATTGATTGAGGTGAGCTTTTGTTGCTTTCAGTTAAAAGTCATCTCGTAATTAAATCCCTTAATTGTTCAAAATATACGTTAAGCCATTTAAATCCGGAGTATAAACTTCAACTTGAAGACAAAAAACTCTGCTAACTGAGatcaataattttcgaaatttttttcaccccttaCTGTTAAAACATATCTTACATTACAGTTAGTTCATCTCGGTTCTACTGATATCCGATTTTTATGCTGTGcttgattcaaatttcaaaaacaaacaaatttctcTGCCACGAAAAATTCCTTCGGTctacaaatttttactttcactACTTTATCTTCCTCCGATGAAAGATGCAGGACTTGCATGCTGGTATAGGTGATTCGTAAACaagtagaaatttgaaaattagttcTTATCATGCCGGACAAGAGCGTGGAAAGCAAGGATACTGAAAAACTAAACAACGATTATTTCGACCACGAAATATCGTCCATCGGTATGTCGTTACGTCCAAGTGGTAGTGCAACATCCGGTGAGTATAAGCGGGCTGAACTCAAATGAATCAATTACCAACAATGTGATTTGCATATTCTtcgcaattttattatttatgatttatGAATTTAAGGTGTATTATAAGCTTCTGGATAAACATTATATAAACTGGGGATATTCTTGTCagtaatatgtataatgtacaatCGACTATTGCATTAGTAATGATTCACATCATTATAAGTAATAACCTTAATTTTACCTGCACATAATTAAGTACAGTCCATAGATTACAATATTTCACGCATGCAACGTGATAAGTTTAACATTTATGTCTTTTCGTTATCCTATCTTGTCCTTCACATGCCTCAAAAATCATCCATTTTACCTAAGCTGTTCCTATTTTTGCCACATCATTTATAGTGGAGAGTAAATTCAACAATATGTTACCATTGGTTCGAATGTTTATCTTCTTGAAGCAATCTATCAGATTTCTCGTTTGTCCATAACATACTTGGGTAGAATCACGAATTGAAGGGGAAGTTGCTAGAATGGAAGTTAGCTGTTCAAACATGTTCATCGTAACGCAAGTGTTCATTTTTCTATCCAGCTCTCCGGTTTGTGGTAGATCGATCAAGCAACTGTGTAGAACACTGTCGAACCATATAAAATCGTCATCTCGTGTTGCGTAATTGACTTTATGATCGTTCAGCCAAAGCGTTAGCTAGAACAAAGTACGTCAGGTCTGTAGAAATGCAGATAAGTCATCACACGATTATATGCTGTGAAAAATGTCTTTGATTGTAAAAAGAGTGTTTTCAATTGAGGAGATGGATGGGTGGAAAGAGAATCTTTTAGCTTTTCTTCGAAAAAGGGGCATACCTATGCTGATTTACTTATCATTTTTATCTATGCAGCAAAAGAATCTATTATAATTAGAAAGGATTTAGTATTGATTTGGCCTAATTTTCACGTTATGTAGTATGGAAATGTCTACCTTAGCTCGGTTCAAGTACGTCAGTGGATTTTCTTGAATACGTATTATCTTGAGCCGCTGCATACGCTCAAAGTTTAGCATCGGTATCTGTTTCAATTGATTATCATTGATGTCCAGTCTCTGAAGATTCCATAGATTGAGATAACTCTGCGGATCGATGTACGTTATCATGTTAAAAGATAGATCTAGTCTTTCCAGGGATGTCAGATGGCTAAGCCAAGCAGCGCTTAATTGGGTTATTTTGTTGTAGGACAGGCTCAATTCTTTCAATGATCCTAAACCCAGGAAGGCTTCATTTCCAATACGATGTATGCCACAAGAGTGAAAATTCAGCATCTCCAGAGTCGTTGAGTTCACGGCAAAAGAGCGATCAGGGATCTCAGATATCATAGATTCCGAAATTGCAATTTTCATCAGATTCCATTGCAGCTTAGATTTTACCTCTTCGATACTGGCATTACTGCATCTTAACCAATCTCTTGGCCCTGCAATAATAGgcaaaatacatttttaatgataatttttttttacatatttcagAAACTTTCAATATGAAATACCATGCACTTTACTCATCAATGTTATCTCAATTGATTCTTGCCTTCAAACGCTCAGACAAATTTAGAATCCAACTATTAATTATAAGCACTGAACTgtaaatacttgaaaataCTTTCATCGCACATTATCTTGATGTAGGTCTCACCTTCTCTATATTTGGATGTTGAGCACTCTGTTGCtgcaattattatatagcacGCAAAAGCAAGTAATCCCAGAAGACCGTGCATCTTGAATTATGTCAGGCAACTGAAGCAGACTTGACGAATTGTTTGGTAGGAGgaagtatgtatatatgctcCACAACAGGAAGTTACGAGACAGGAAAAGAATTTAATCTACACGATATCCTTCTGCTGTTTGAGATAACAGCTATTCCTGAAATACCATACCACTACAACTATGTAGACAGCGTTGAAACACAACTAAATCACATATATGTAATAAGTCCCTAatctctttgtttttttttatttcaaaaggGGAGGCTCATTTTCTGCCTGTATTATCATTTAGTGAGAATAAAACTTATATTGTTCAACAAGTACAAGTCGTAATAATAAAGACTTGAAATTTCTCACAGGTATCTCAAGTCTCGCGAATTGCGCAGAAGTTGAGGCACTGCCGGAGCTACCCCACCATGATTGGGAGCGTCTTCAGCGTGCAGCGCGTCTTTTGCAACAACGTCTCGTCTTACACCAGTGGCTGACAGAGCATGGACTTCATAATCATTATCAGAAGTAAGAACTCGTGCTTTTATCAGCACTGGAAATATCTGTAACTCAAGATTTTAGCATACAGTGCAATGATGCTGTACGCAATATCTGTCACAGATTAGTTCAGATGGAAGTTATTTCCTTGGAAGACGTATACTGGGTTGAAGATCATGCCGCACAAGCCGTGCTTGGTAAAGAACTATCGAAATGGACTCAGGCTCGTCAAGAACTTCCAACTTCTAAGGAAGACTTGGCAGTTTTGAAGGCAGATCTTTGGAGTTCTGTAGTAAAAAATAGTCAACATCAAGATGCCTGGACTTGGggtattgtagaaaaatttataactcaTATGATGTAAGAAAACCAGTTAgaggaaaaattgagaaaatgcAAATTCGCTCACGTTAAAGTTATTTCTGTATCAAGTTGATATCTCACTGTCCATTGAATCTAGTTTTACACATTCACCATCGTCAACCAACACTCTACTCCTTAAAAATTGTCAATGGCAATAGCAACAGAGTAAACTGAAGTAATAACATTTGAACTACCCGTTCGCTGCATTACATATGTAGAAACTTGTTTCCCCCATCTATAACATATTTTCGTCTATTTTCCCTGTTTATTTACTTTACAAAAATAGGCGGTATGCTGGTGGTTTCCGTCTCAGTCGCAGGCTTAGTAACATTAGCAGCTATGACGCAGCCTGCTTTAGCTCCAGAAGCAAAACATTCCCTCTTGCAATATGTTACTGGGAAATACCTCCTCCCCAGCAATTGCCGTGTCCATTTTCAATGGGAGGAACCACAGCTCGTCGGAGAGACCATGACGTTCACAGTCAAAGTGAGTTTTATTGTTCGTTCGttgaatttcacaattatTACTGCGAAAGCTCAATTAtctaaataatttaaattgttCACAATGAAATCGTTACTAAGTGAGTTAGGGTATTTGGAAACTACCTGAGAATGACTCACCTTCTACTCATATTTTACAGTTTTATCAGCGTAATGGACAGCCATATCCAATATGCGACAAAGATAATTTGATTGTGGAGGTTACGGAGGGTGCACGAAGAGTGGCAACACTGATAGAATTGGGCGGAACTGATCCGCAAGCTGCCAATGCTGCAGTGGTAAAATTCACAGTGCGACATGCTGGCCAATATCGTATAGCAGTGCTTATCGGCTCTTGTCACGTGCACGGCAGTCcctttgttaaaaattttcttccaggTACAATATCACAAACGTTTCGCCATAACTTTCTACCTATTCATTGCTAATTGGCtgcaattcaaatttcatttgttgtatCTCGAGAAAAGATGAaactattttctaatttcattCACCTTTTTTCAGGGCCACCTGACgccaataaaactgtttttgtTCGTCAAAGCTCGACAGTTGTCTGCACTTCTGGCGTGGCTCATTCAATGGCAATTGAACCTCGTGACGAATACGATAATCTTTGCATATTTAGTAATACAGATAATCCTACGGTTGGATATCACGTCGCAATTAGTCAGGCACGTAAAATATTGGTTTGTCGATGGTGGCTAATCAAATACCAAAAGTAACCATCAATCTGATCAGGAAAAATATGTtcaattgataattttttattcctcgtgTATTTAGATTGGTAGTGTAGTTGAGGAGGGGTCCGTTGTCGATTGCAACGTCCAACTCGAATACGATTGTCCCAATCAGCGGATTTGTTTGCGTGTTAGTTTTCCTAAGGAGGGATGTTATCACGCCACTGTCAGCTTAGCTGGCCTACAACTCCACAACGGAGACTTTGACATTATAGTTCTAAGCAGTACGTGAGTTGCTTCTAGTataaaacattaaattttttcaaacttgtacAAGTATGAAAATAGTAGAGGAGTGGCATTTGAAGACAAATCAACTCGATGTGTCACTTTTTTCCAACAGGCAGCGATGCAACGTTAGTTCATAAAAATGTCGCCTCAAAAAATCCACACATTTGCTATGAGGCAAAGTTGATGGGGATGCAAGGAGAACATTACTTGAAGCCCAGAAAAGTTTTCTGCTATGTTTCTCCCAAACAGTTGACCATTAAAGAGTATCTCCTGAAATTTATTCCAAAGCGCCTCGTTACCTTCAGGCTTTGCCCGTCGACTAAGGTAATTTTAATGTGTTaattacatgaataatatGCAGATTGTGTGAATGTGCTGATGAGATACGTTCGTTCTTTCAttaatgtatttaaaaaataatttcagtttcattttGAAACGTCAAATAATCAGTATTTGGGATACGACGCTTTCTCTATTGACGATGGTTGTCAACCACCGGTAGAATTGATATCTCGCTGTCGTAATGTAATCGCTGCAACGTTTACGCAATTTTTACTAAAGAATATTGGTGGCAGTGAAACGTTTAAAGACAAACAAGATTTCTTTTACCATGAAGTTCGTAAACATCATCAGAAACATtatcatgaaaaattatcaatgaaaGTGCAACGAGATAAACTACTCGAGTCTGTAAGTACATAGTTTGTAACTTGAAGAAACATCACACTATCATTTATTCTGCTTCATTGAATGAGTAATTATTGTGTAGCTTCAATCACtttaatgataattttttgaatcggCTTGTTTTGTCTCATAaactttgatgaaaatatattcattttttacagtcTATGAAAGCTACTAAAGGATTTTCTGTTAGTGACTGGtgcagaaattttgaaatcacaTTTCAGGGCGAACAAGGTGCAAGTTTAAACATTTGTTTGCGCAATACTGAGatttataatacatttttatgataacaATATCTGTATTGTTTACTTCTCAACATAGGTGTGGATTGGGGAGGAGTTCGACGAGAGTGGTTTGAGCTGATTTGCGCAGCGTTGTTTGATAGCGGAAATGGATTATTTTCGTCATTCGGCGAATCGCAACAAGCACTCGTACATCCAAACAATAAAAGGCCGCCCCATCTCAAGCTAAAACACTTTGAATTTGCGGGTCGAGTCGTCGGAAAGTGTCTGTATGAGTCAGCACTCGGGGGATCTTACCGACAACTAGTGAGGGCAAGGTTCACACGATCCTTCTTAGCACAAATAATCGGCCTTCGAGTTCACTATAAAGTAATCATGACTTTTCTAACATGGTATGAGTAATGGAATGTATAGCAGCGTCGTTTCTCACCAATTTTCATATTGTTTTCAGTATTTCGAACAGGATGATCCAGACCTATATCTCAGCAAAGTCAAGTACATCTTAGAGAATGATGTTGAAGAGATGGAGTTGTATTTTGTAGAAGAAGAATATGACAAAAGTGGTCAATTATTGAAGGTATCCTGTAACAAGCTTACCACATTTTCATAGCACTGAATTTTATAAGTAGGCCTAGTacaatcattttcaataatttttatttctaggTGGCCGAACTGATCTCGAATGGAAGCAAGACGCGTGTCacaaacgaaacgaaactTCGATACCTAGACGCGTTGGCGCAGCATCGTTTGGCCAGTTCTATACGTGAAGAAGTTGACCACTTTCTGCGCGGTCTTAATGAACTCATTCCCGACAATCTCCTCGGCATATTTGACGAAAACGAACTCGAGGTAAGCCCTAAAATGTAGTAAGTAATCTAACATTTGAGTTTTTGCAATGGGTATATGATCAAACTTTTTGTGAATAATTTATGAA
The Neodiprion lecontei isolate iyNeoLeco1 chromosome 3, iyNeoLeco1.1, whole genome shotgun sequence DNA segment above includes these coding regions:
- the LOC107227867 gene encoding apoptosis-resistant E3 ubiquitin protein ligase 1 isoform X7 — encoded protein: MCISSLANCAEVEALPELPHHDWERLQRAARLLQQRLVLHQWLTEHGLHNHYQKLVQMEVISLEDVYWVEDHAAQAVLGKELSKWTQARQELPTSKEDLAVLKADLWSSVVKNSQHQDAWTWGGMLVVSVSVAGLVTLAAMTQPALAPEAKHSLLQYVTGKYLLPSNCRVHFQWEEPQLVGETMTFTVKFYQRNGQPYPICDKDNLIVEVTEGARRVATLIELGGTDPQAANAAVVKFTVRHAGQYRIAVLIGSCHVHGSPFVKNFLPGPPDANKTVFVRQSSTVVCTSGVAHSMAIEPRDEYDNLCIFSNTDNPTVGYHVAISQIGSVVEEGSVVDCNVQLEYDCPNQRICLRVSFPKEGCYHATVSLAGLQLHNGDFDIIVLSSSDATLVHKNVASKNPHICYEAKLMGMQGEHYLKPRKVFCYVSPKQLTIKEYLLKFIPKRLVTFRLCPSTKFHFETSNNQYLGYDAFSIDDGCQPPVELISRCRNVIAATFTQFLLKNIGGSETFKDKQDFFYHEVRKHHQKHYHEKLSMKVQRDKLLESSMKATKGFSVSDWCRNFEITFQGEQGVDWGGVRREWFELICAALFDSGNGLFSSFGESQQALVHPNNKRPPHLKLKHFEFAGRVVGKCLYESALGGSYRQLVRARFTRSFLAQIIGLRVHYKYFEQDDPDLYLSKVKYILENDVEEMELYFVEEEYDKSGQLLKVAELISNGSKTRVTNETKLRYLDALAQHRLASSIREEVDHFLRGLNELIPDNLLGIFDENELELLLCGTGEYNIADLRAHHIANGGSPEFLRVLDWFWTAVSNFTREEMARLLQFTTGCSQLPPGGFQQLSPRFQITAAPTFANLPTAHTCFNQLCLPDYECYDHFEKALLLAISEGTEGFGMI
- the LOC107227867 gene encoding apoptosis-resistant E3 ubiquitin protein ligase 1 isoform X4 encodes the protein MSQRVLIMPDKSVESKDTEKLNNDYFDHEISSIGMSLRPSGSATSGISSLANCAEVEALPELPHHDWERLQRAARLLQQRLVLHQWLTEHGLHNHYQKLVQMEVISLEDVYWVEDHAAQAVLGKELSKWTQARQELPTSKEDLAVLKADLWSSVVKNSQHQDAWTWGGMLVVSVSVAGLVTLAAMTQPALAPEAKHSLLQYVTGKYLLPSNCRVHFQWEEPQLVGETMTFTVKFYQRNGQPYPICDKDNLIVEVTEGARRVATLIELGGTDPQAANAAVVKFTVRHAGQYRIAVLIGSCHVHGSPFVKNFLPGPPDANKTVFVRQSSTVVCTSGVAHSMAIEPRDEYDNLCIFSNTDNPTVGYHVAISQIGSVVEEGSVVDCNVQLEYDCPNQRICLRVSFPKEGCYHATVSLAGLQLHNGDFDIIVLSSSDATLVHKNVASKNPHICYEAKLMGMQGEHYLKPRKVFCYVSPKQLTIKEYLLKFIPKRLVTFRLCPSTKFHFETSNNQYLGYDAFSIDDGCQPPVELISRCRNVIAATFTQFLLKNIGGSETFKDKQDFFYHEVRKHHQKHYHEKLSMKVQRDKLLESSMKATKGFSVSDWCRNFEITFQGEQGVDWGGVRREWFELICAALFDSGNGLFSSFGESQQALVHPNNKRPPHLKLKHFEFAGRVVGKCLYESALGGSYRQLVRARFTRSFLAQIIGLRVHYKYFEQDDPDLYLSKVKYILENDVEEMELYFVEEEYDKSGQLLKVAELISNGSKTRVTNETKLRYLDALAQHRLASSIREEVDHFLRGLNELIPDNLLGIFDENELELLLCGTGEYNIADLRAHHIANGGSPEFLRVLDWFWTAVSNFTREEMARLLQFTTGCSQLPPGGFQQLSPRFQITAAPTFANLPTAHTCFNQLCLPDYECYDHFEKALLLAISEGTEGFGMI
- the LOC107227868 gene encoding leucine-rich repeat-containing protein 15 produces the protein MHGLLGLLAFACYIIIAATECSTSKYREGPRDWLRCSNASIEEVKSKLQWNLMKIAISESMISEIPDRSFAVNSTTLEMLNFHSCGIHRIGNEAFLGLGSLKELSLSYNKITQLSAAWLSHLTSLERLDLSFNMITYIDPQSYLNLWNLQRLDINDNQLKQIPMLNFERMQRLKIIRIQENPLTYLNRAKLTLWLNDHKVNYATRDDDFIWFDSVLHSCLIDLPQTGELDRKMNTCVTMNMFEQLTSILATSPSIRDSTQVCYGQTRNLIDCFKKINIRTNGNILLNLLSTINDVAKIGTA
- the LOC107227867 gene encoding apoptosis-resistant E3 ubiquitin protein ligase 1 isoform X1 codes for the protein MHNNHACIRAIRIIMRHLRHARHICLQFPVEETNSSRSKNSTSSTNRSKLLIESVESKDTEKLNNDYFDHEISSIGMSLRPSGSATSGISSLANCAEVEALPELPHHDWERLQRAARLLQQRLVLHQWLTEHGLHNHYQKLVQMEVISLEDVYWVEDHAAQAVLGKELSKWTQARQELPTSKEDLAVLKADLWSSVVKNSQHQDAWTWGGMLVVSVSVAGLVTLAAMTQPALAPEAKHSLLQYVTGKYLLPSNCRVHFQWEEPQLVGETMTFTVKFYQRNGQPYPICDKDNLIVEVTEGARRVATLIELGGTDPQAANAAVVKFTVRHAGQYRIAVLIGSCHVHGSPFVKNFLPGPPDANKTVFVRQSSTVVCTSGVAHSMAIEPRDEYDNLCIFSNTDNPTVGYHVAISQIGSVVEEGSVVDCNVQLEYDCPNQRICLRVSFPKEGCYHATVSLAGLQLHNGDFDIIVLSSSDATLVHKNVASKNPHICYEAKLMGMQGEHYLKPRKVFCYVSPKQLTIKEYLLKFIPKRLVTFRLCPSTKFHFETSNNQYLGYDAFSIDDGCQPPVELISRCRNVIAATFTQFLLKNIGGSETFKDKQDFFYHEVRKHHQKHYHEKLSMKVQRDKLLESSMKATKGFSVSDWCRNFEITFQGEQGVDWGGVRREWFELICAALFDSGNGLFSSFGESQQALVHPNNKRPPHLKLKHFEFAGRVVGKCLYESALGGSYRQLVRARFTRSFLAQIIGLRVHYKYFEQDDPDLYLSKVKYILENDVEEMELYFVEEEYDKSGQLLKVAELISNGSKTRVTNETKLRYLDALAQHRLASSIREEVDHFLRGLNELIPDNLLGIFDENELELLLCGTGEYNIADLRAHHIANGGSPEFLRVLDWFWTAVSNFTREEMARLLQFTTGCSQLPPGGFQQLSPRFQITAAPTFANLPTAHTCFNQLCLPDYECYDHFEKALLLAISEGTEGFGMI
- the LOC107227867 gene encoding apoptosis-resistant E3 ubiquitin protein ligase 1 isoform X5, whose translation is MFLIMPDKSVESKDTEKLNNDYFDHEISSIGMSLRPSGSATSGISSLANCAEVEALPELPHHDWERLQRAARLLQQRLVLHQWLTEHGLHNHYQKLVQMEVISLEDVYWVEDHAAQAVLGKELSKWTQARQELPTSKEDLAVLKADLWSSVVKNSQHQDAWTWGGMLVVSVSVAGLVTLAAMTQPALAPEAKHSLLQYVTGKYLLPSNCRVHFQWEEPQLVGETMTFTVKFYQRNGQPYPICDKDNLIVEVTEGARRVATLIELGGTDPQAANAAVVKFTVRHAGQYRIAVLIGSCHVHGSPFVKNFLPGPPDANKTVFVRQSSTVVCTSGVAHSMAIEPRDEYDNLCIFSNTDNPTVGYHVAISQIGSVVEEGSVVDCNVQLEYDCPNQRICLRVSFPKEGCYHATVSLAGLQLHNGDFDIIVLSSSDATLVHKNVASKNPHICYEAKLMGMQGEHYLKPRKVFCYVSPKQLTIKEYLLKFIPKRLVTFRLCPSTKFHFETSNNQYLGYDAFSIDDGCQPPVELISRCRNVIAATFTQFLLKNIGGSETFKDKQDFFYHEVRKHHQKHYHEKLSMKVQRDKLLESSMKATKGFSVSDWCRNFEITFQGEQGVDWGGVRREWFELICAALFDSGNGLFSSFGESQQALVHPNNKRPPHLKLKHFEFAGRVVGKCLYESALGGSYRQLVRARFTRSFLAQIIGLRVHYKYFEQDDPDLYLSKVKYILENDVEEMELYFVEEEYDKSGQLLKVAELISNGSKTRVTNETKLRYLDALAQHRLASSIREEVDHFLRGLNELIPDNLLGIFDENELELLLCGTGEYNIADLRAHHIANGGSPEFLRVLDWFWTAVSNFTREEMARLLQFTTGCSQLPPGGFQQLSPRFQITAAPTFANLPTAHTCFNQLCLPDYECYDHFEKALLLAISEGTEGFGMI
- the LOC107227867 gene encoding apoptosis-resistant E3 ubiquitin protein ligase 1 isoform X6, which codes for MPDKSVESKDTEKLNNDYFDHEISSIGMSLRPSGSATSGISSLANCAEVEALPELPHHDWERLQRAARLLQQRLVLHQWLTEHGLHNHYQKLVQMEVISLEDVYWVEDHAAQAVLGKELSKWTQARQELPTSKEDLAVLKADLWSSVVKNSQHQDAWTWGGMLVVSVSVAGLVTLAAMTQPALAPEAKHSLLQYVTGKYLLPSNCRVHFQWEEPQLVGETMTFTVKFYQRNGQPYPICDKDNLIVEVTEGARRVATLIELGGTDPQAANAAVVKFTVRHAGQYRIAVLIGSCHVHGSPFVKNFLPGPPDANKTVFVRQSSTVVCTSGVAHSMAIEPRDEYDNLCIFSNTDNPTVGYHVAISQIGSVVEEGSVVDCNVQLEYDCPNQRICLRVSFPKEGCYHATVSLAGLQLHNGDFDIIVLSSSDATLVHKNVASKNPHICYEAKLMGMQGEHYLKPRKVFCYVSPKQLTIKEYLLKFIPKRLVTFRLCPSTKFHFETSNNQYLGYDAFSIDDGCQPPVELISRCRNVIAATFTQFLLKNIGGSETFKDKQDFFYHEVRKHHQKHYHEKLSMKVQRDKLLESSMKATKGFSVSDWCRNFEITFQGEQGVDWGGVRREWFELICAALFDSGNGLFSSFGESQQALVHPNNKRPPHLKLKHFEFAGRVVGKCLYESALGGSYRQLVRARFTRSFLAQIIGLRVHYKYFEQDDPDLYLSKVKYILENDVEEMELYFVEEEYDKSGQLLKVAELISNGSKTRVTNETKLRYLDALAQHRLASSIREEVDHFLRGLNELIPDNLLGIFDENELELLLCGTGEYNIADLRAHHIANGGSPEFLRVLDWFWTAVSNFTREEMARLLQFTTGCSQLPPGGFQQLSPRFQITAAPTFANLPTAHTCFNQLCLPDYECYDHFEKALLLAISEGTEGFGMI